cagctcaccaaaaaaggccaaggttcagtgaaaattcaggttaaagaaatctttattctcaaaagaaatttacatttcacttcatgagaacttataaactaacttaatgtaaacaaaatataaacagttGTAATAGGCTTCTTGACACTCAGTGAAACGATAACAACACCTTGAGTAATTTAAACAAACTTATTTCGTAAATAAGGCAAAAGAAAAATGGTATTTTTGGCAGCCACTTTGAAAGAAGAGGGCATTCACAAAAAACAACAGTTCGCACGTAATATGGAGGTGCTTAGCAGTACGAATAGTGCGTAGCGTAgtaattacctacatatttgCTATTTGTGTGAGTAATAGCAGGCGGTCGCCGGCGACCGGCTAAACAATAGGCACTTGGATCGGAGTAAACATAAAAATTTACcgagagggcaacactgattttcaacccacaccgatcggtgaaacgcacgataaattaaaaaaataaagagtacaaaaaaagaCTACTCTGTATAAGAGACAACTCCATTCCCGCAGACGCGATCTAGTTCAGTGCTTCACTGCAATCGCCAGCCACATTTCCGTACTCAACTGTCACTCTTCCGCCGTCAGATGTGAAGTTGTGTGTGTTGTACTCCAGGAAGGCATGCGCGAGAAGCTGGCGCGAGAGGCAGCGGCCGGCGAGGAGGACAAGAACAAGACACACGCCATGGACTCGCCCAACGACGCCTCCTCCGAGGACAGCAACGACAGCAACCGCTTCCAGAAAGGTCacaattcacgcctatttctcatgaGGGTTGGCAGAGACCCCGGAAAGATCCTGTCATACCACATTCTTTCACATaaacttaacataagctcacgaccaacAGCAAAGTAGATGAGGTTGAGAAGAGATTGTGTGATAGACTAGAAACCACTGCACCCATTTAGGAGTTCAATATACAATGActtttggtttggtttttggACACTTGGATAGAGGCGTGAGTAGTGGTCCCTCTATCCGGTTATTGTAAAACACCTCCTTCAACATTGCAGGCAGCAACAGCAACTCGAGCAACAGCAACTGGAGCAGCAATGGCTGCCATCGCAAGGACGCCGCCGACACGCCCACAGAGCACACTTATAATGCTTTAGGTAATATTTGGTATTACTTAAtatatccttttctgttactcagaacAGAACCGTCATTTCCTAGAGCGAGAGAGAACCACGCGGCTGAATCGACGAAGTCATAGCGTGCGCGTAAGCATACAGTCTGTAAGCATAAGAAAGTGTGAAGATGTAGTTCAACCCTAAGACGACGTATTGCTTCCCAGTATTGCTTTCTTTAttatgacttattgtaaatttgccgcaaatgacattaactacttggtcggacaaatggaggACTCTCACCAGgtagaaaatttaagacaacatgccttaggatgcccagttgggcgcgaaccttggctcagagCGTCTTCTGAGACTTCCTAGTGGGTCGAAAGAATGAatgtgggaaatcgtcgaccacgccggctgggtcctgaagtgtttgttgttgcaagctgattagccgcctctatggctagagtaaaagggtcgtcaggatcgtatattacgtccttcgccTCAGTATTGCTGAGCTGGGGTATGTGTAAAAGGTTCTATATAATCGATCATAGACCATGTATATAACGTAGTGTGGTGTCTGTCAGGGCTGACGCTGGGCGACATAGACTCGGAGTGGACGGGCTCGGACCAGTCCCTGTTTAGAGCTCTGCACAAGGTGTTCCCCTCCAACTACTGCGCCATCGCGCAACTCATGCTCTCCAAGACTTGCCAACAGGTAACACATAACTCAACATTGGCCCCGAATGCTGATacccctaattttattttaagttctctctctctctctatttaagagctgcgctcttgtcggtggagtaattttaaaatgaatgaatgaataacccgggcgaataaaataggcgttaaTATTAatcaacccgtttgacgtgtgctgtcaactgaattctgtcgggttattggccaatataaaattttgggagggatttttaaatttctgactaaaattgacgtatgttccataatttttatgtcAGTCGGTtaccagtccctttccttttcagcgaaaaagccacgctcttgtccatGTAGAAaattccatgctacttttttagggaaacatagggcagtggtttcccctcttgccttccgccccgcagtactctatatgacgcgagtgggatggcgccctgaGTAGTCTTATTTCAAAACTGTACTAGGCGTTTGGTTTGGTCCCAGACCATTGGTTggtagttttcactataaggcgacgatatgtaACTTAGTTACTTCCCCCAGGTTTACACATACTGGATCCACACCGGACAGGAGGAGTGCGGCGTGGAAACAGAGCTGACCCCGCCgcggaagaagaagaagaagcatcgCCTCTGGTCCGTCCACTGCCGCAAGATACAGCTCAAGAAGGACAACAACTCGCACCACGTGTATGACACcctctattttattattaaactagctttttcccgcggcttcgctcgttatattcggggtaacacggttcccctttccttaTGTACCGATTTTTAGCTTTGCCTTGAAACTgggaaaagtcccatataaaacttcaaattcaaattcaacttcaaatatttattgcattccatgtagtacaatggggtgttacataggcataggaactaaaacatggaccctgtggggcacagcaacgttgaagggaagagaggaagtgtgtatgtgtgtagtgtgtaacttcacccctctttgaaggggctgggccagatttccaaaaaaaaatgatgcatgatttttttgcaagtcacaaatagtccgcataccaatttttagcatTCTAACTTGAAAATTGCGAGATGCTCCAtaaaaacttccaccccccattttagggaagtgggaggTGGGGAAGAGACACATGGATTCaattaaataatcattaataaCAGGCATATACTCATAGAAACATTCAGTTACAGATTATAAAGCAACTTCCGCACTGGTCCTGTTGACGATGTTTATATAAACGTTACACGCATCACGGAGATGCCATAGTCTAAAATTAAATCTTATAAAATTAACTGCAACCAAATAACTACTTTGGTTGTACTACATCTGCGggtttagcaccgtaagcgcgcaactctttctcgcctcgacatacatcaCCCGTCACTCACACACAGTACTGcttagaaagagacagatgatcacTGTCGTGGCGAGTAAGAGtcacgtgcttacggtgctaagcccgctggtataATTATCGAATCGGAGATCTTCACGCTGCCTACACCTTGGACATTCcgtacaaaaatttcattcttaccgtgtgccgcctaacgcgtaagtgtgagcgagacacagGTCGCCCTCTCTCCCTTACTCgttaacggcttacggccatttagactaaagtgataTCCAGGGAGATTAAAGTCGTCTGTTCGTGCGGCCCGCAGGTACAACTACACGCCGTGCGACCACACCAACCAGCCGTGCGACAACATGTGCCCCTGTCTGCAGTCGCAGAACTTCTGCGAGAAATTCTGCCAGTGCAGCAGTGACTGTgagtagcttttttttttcggcgtgacttattgtagatattaactacttggccggacaaatggggagcgctgaaggctctcacccggtacaacgtttaagacaacaggcctgagggttcccagttgggcgcgaacctcggctcagggcgtcgtctgagaggaaaaatatttgaaagaattaatcgaccctaggggtccgatagcgataagcgctgattgagggaaatcgtcaaccacgccggcggggtcggtattggggtcctgaagtgtcgcgagctgattggctgcctttatggctagagACGGACTGTGAGtagcgattattattattttattatagaatttgagtttccagcacagacctaaaccaatgattgtcgaatttgttttcaaagtcatggttggatcgtaaatgattatcatgtgcttagCGGTGTAGGAAAATATcttgaggaaactcacattcctgagaaatgcatctgcggaggtatgtgacttaacctgcattgtgctggttttctctttgtgggttggaaggttaaacaggtagtcgcttttgcaaaaaaccggacctgtcaaatcttaagtaagcggaccctgtgaaaaacgggataatgctagggagatatttATGATGAAAAAATCCGAATGTCTGACTGATTGGTTTACACATAGTCGAAACCGCTAAGTTTTGATTTTAGTTAGGATTTTTTGTAAATTCATCCCTAAggtattaaatgaaaaaaaaattataaaacttcGACAGTTTTGCAACTAATGATATGAGAGCATACGCTATATTGCGAGGATATTAACCAAGACCAATGTCGTCacgataagataaaataaaatgacccGTAGACTCGCTAGTGGGTCGCGTTACCGGTACCTCAGGCACGGATAAAGACAGGTTATAAGTGGCACCGTTCTATCCGCAGGCCAGAACCGGTTCCCGGGCTGCCGCTGCAAGGCGTCGTGCAACACCAAGCAGTGCCCGTGCTACCTGGGCGTGCGCGAGTGCGACCCCGACCTGTGCACGGCGTGCGGCGCCGACGCGCCCGACGCGCGCGACGCCCGCGACGTCCGCGACCTCCGCGACGCGCGCAACACGCAGTGCTGCAAGAATGTCTCCGTGCAGAGGTAGCGCCGTTACATCCAACTAACGCTCTCTTACGCTTCCCATTGAGTTtagctttatttatatttttggcaTGTCAAATtgctgtaatttttttttattttatttatctaataagtaTTGCATAGTTAGGTAAACTAAACCATTGATACCGCtaaaccacaatacggtttgtTTCGGTACCAGTCTCCTCAGTTCGTTCGTCATACAAACAGCAGCAACTTAATGAGATTGCTCGGGCCTAGCGTACAAGGGGCAAGTAACGCACGACGATGATAGGATCCTTGCATCTCACCATATATTACACCACCCTGTACCTTAACGTCTTAAAAAAATCGTGTATTGTAATAAAACTTATAGGCCTGTCCAGACGAGGAATAGTCCTTTGGATCTCCGCCATAGTCTTCCACGTTCACTAAGAAGCTTTCCAATAAAGAAGTAGCACATCGTTCACCGAGGAAAGAAAGTGCCCGATTACCAACGAGTCGGACCATTTTCATATTGAAAAGTcgtatttaaatttagaatgcgGAAAGaaattcgtatttttttaaatttattgttctattattattattttactttttttaaacacgTACAACTCACTCCCCCTACAACTAGTAATATTTTGTCGTgaacctatttgtcatttgacATGTAgttgtaaaatttaaatttagaatgcggggagaaaatattttcatattttttttcttaccgCTTATTTATACTTTCTGCCGCCTTTTCAAAAATGGAATGACGCGCTTTCCGCGTAGGTGTAGCAATATGCATTTTTTgcataattaatatttgaatTACGAGTCTTTAAATTCGTCAGTTAGACAGAGAAATTAtggtacacacgcatctgtgtgtgtgacgtttaacacccatactattgaagacttaagtaagaccgaggtaaacctaactcagccgcttgtggggagcggagagttgccgttctatacgtagtaatattcCTTTCTAATGTAACTAATGATATCGTACTAAACGTTACTGATCCCACAGGGGGCTGCACAAGCACCTGCTGCTCGCGCCGAGCGACGTGGCCGGCTGGGGCATATTCCTGAAAGAGGCGGCCCACAAGAACGAGTTCATCTCCGAGTACTGCGGGGAAATCATTTCGCAGGATGAGGCCGACAGGCGCGGGAAGGTGTACGACAAGTACATGTGCTCGTTCCTCTTCAATCTCAATAATGgtgagatataaaataaaaataaataaataaatatacttctcTACAAAataatcgaaacacttccgaatTTCTGTTTAACaacaatgttattttaaatttagaatttggAATGTTAGTATTTAGAATTGAAAGCCCTATACTTtataatgacatttattttttattcgtaatACTTGTGTtcaatatttttctgataaaacTTATGAAACATAAACTTGGGACGTGTTGCGACATTGAAAACTGTTATTTCCTCTTCAGATTTCGTAGTAGACGCGACGCGTAAGGGCAACAAGATTAGGTTCGCGAACCACTCGATCAACCCGAACTGCTACGCCAAGGTGATGATGGTGAACGGCGACCACCGCATCGGCATCTTCGCCAAGCGCGCCATCCAACCGGGGGAGGAGCTGTTCTTCGACTACAGGTAAGAAAGCTTTAGTACATTCATGGTATAATAAAgctaggtatgctcaaaagtgacagctaacatttgaaggtcagcccagctgacgtcatcccgccctgtattgccatttcataataagtaaattaccaatgtttttatattttctttccaaggaaattttgaactgttagtaaaagatttacttacagttttaatatttttgatacATATTTGACTTTGTTCTAAGGGGGAATAAAGTGACCGCTCAAGTTTAGGTACTTGATATCTATCTTACTTATGTACTTGGAAGAGCGGAAACTCCTAACatagttatattttatataagagGGGTCTCCAAAACCATTTtatacagggtcttagtgacatcgtaatgaaaactttgagagatgtttcagaccatgattctgagttgattatcaagtggaattttccgtcgcaaaagtataaaagaaaaactaaaatgttcatgaatttcccgacatatgatgatatcaacttagaattgtgatctgaatcatcctccacagtattcgttacgatgtcactaacaccctgtgttagATTAAGTTCTGTAAAAGAAATAAGCCTCTTTTTGAGGCCCGAGTGTAACCCAGGGCTTAACACACTTGAGATGGAAATCGTACaaggaaaatatataacattattGTATACCTAATTATTTCGTTCTAACAGCTGTCAAATTGATCATCATAATATTTTACGGACATACATTGAAATCGGTGGGTTGGTAATGTTAGTGTGTAGCTAAACCAAACAAAAAGAATAAGAATTACGTATTTACAATGTTATCCTTTATTTTCGCAGATACGGACCAACTGAACAACTGAAGTTCGTCGGCATCGAGAGGGAAATGGAATTCTTATGAGAGCAAACCAAACAATGATGTGATCCGAACCCATATGGGGCGGTGTGAGACTTTAAACTCGAAATAAACTGCCAGAACTGGTATATTTATGGTTGATTTTGTGTGAATCTGCCAGTCCTTAGATAATAAAGACATCTGTGCCTTTCATTATAAAATCTTTCcgcatttttttattgtttttacacGTTCTGTGAAATAGGCTACAAATCAGAATGTACTTTATATCGCATCGTTAGTTGTGAACTGATAGTGTTATCTTCAAGATATCAGACTTGGACTATGTTGTTAAAATGAACtgaatttttactttataatttttataataaaatcagtGAAGGAATTACATTTGAGGTTTCATTAAAATGAGATGTTGAGGGCCCCAACTCTccccattacattatattacatCATTCATATAAATGTAAGCTACGAGATCTATTTATATACTAGCTTTACTAGGACTACGACACGTGACATCCTAGCTTGAAATATCGCCGAGCGACCTCGCTGTGAAAGTGGTGCGGCGCACATTGGGCGCGCACGCCAGTCAAGCTTATAACGTGGATCCaatctttttaaatttaaactttttatgtttaggtataggtctaccagaatctgatggtATAATTTTCagggaatttatttttattaattggcAACCCCATAAACGTCACCGCACCTGAAATTGACAGTTTTCTTGCACACGAATGAAGCGGCGAAATTTTTGAAAATATTACGAAATGCCCTACGATTTCCACGGTTTTCATTGATTTGCCTTGATGCACAGTAGATAAATGTATCGGAAGTAACGCTAGTTTGATATCAGACACTGGCGCTGTGGTGTTACACCATAGTTGGTTACATTTACATGGGGACGTGAGGGTTTTGGAGTAGTTAATGGAAAATGTCTCGATCTGAGGAGGAGGACAAGCCGTGTAGAGCGTGCTCAGACTTCAAGACGTGGGCCAATAAGCAGAGCAAATCGACCCTGGCCCCGCCGAGCAAAACggtgaggttatgttattataGGCGGTTTACCTAACCTACATGGAATATTCTCGTAATATCCAGGACATTCCTAAATTCCGTTCTATTTATTCAATGAAAAAGTTATACAATGACTAGAGTAAATCAAAGTATTTTGTGAAATTGCTGGATTTCTACATATTAAACCATGAAACAATAGAAATTGTTTTGCAACAGTGTGCTGATGGACGATacacttagtttatttttaaatcacaaGATTTATAACATCTTTTTATATCGTTGATCTTTACCTCAGGTTGATGTGTTTCAGAACACACCAAAGGACTGTCCTCTAGACAAGGAAGACCTAGGCAAGTCCACATGGGGCTTCCTACACTCAATGGCAGGATACTACCCCGACAAACCCACCAAGTCACAGGCTGAAGACATGAgtaaattcttccaaatatttgCTCAGTTCTACCCGTGTGAACCTTGTGCATTGGACTTTCAAGAAGAGTAAGTTAATGCCAGAACTTATAATATGAATGTATAGCCACAATGTTAAATAAAAGCATAATGTAAAGTCAGTAATTCACATGAAAAATATGCTAAAACTATCTTGAATTCTATTCATtttttaactaaataaaaaaaattaagacttaagttgcctggaagagtttgctacttagcaataaggccggctattgtactctttctatttctcttttgttttgtatttcctgtgtgtgcttTATAAAGTTTATGATATAATATATAAGCCTCTTTAACATAACACTAATTCCTCCCCATTCTTACCGTTTAACAAGTAATTTACTCAAAACTTTTCTACCACAGCATAAAAAAGAATCCACCAAAGACGAAGACACAAGCAGAATTAGCAAACTGGCTGTGTGAACGCCACAACACCGTGAACATTAAACTTGGAAAACCCGTGTTTGACTGTAGCAAAGTGAATGAAAGGTGGAAAGAAGGTTGGAAGGATGGTTCCTGTGATTAACCAGGGGCTGGAAGAAGATATAGCTAAATAGAAAGGAGCGACACAAATCTTTATTGATAGtagttatatttaaattacgATTTGGACCAAATGGTGTAATAGTTTGCATAATATTTGTACCAAATGGACTTTTACTCATTCAACATTCATAGCATACTTACCAATATTTTTAATAGAGTGTATCACTatgaaggaaagtgaaacaaaAAATGTACTAATAAGAGTTCAAAGTACACAACGGGATATGAAATAATTCTTTCTATTTGGCAATATTTTCAAGTTTCAGTCCCATCTAAGAGTGATAAGCAAGGCTTAGTAGCAAGCGAGTGAGACAGTCTTAGTTTTTAAATGATTTGTGATGTTATTTACGTAGTTAGCCAGCATTTTCTACTATGTATATGTGTACAGTTATTTAGTTTCtgttaataaatgttatttctCTATTGAGTATGTTGATGTTTAATATTCccaagttataaaaataatacaagtctttcggcatgtcatgggagcaa
This sequence is a window from Pectinophora gossypiella chromosome 14, ilPecGoss1.1, whole genome shotgun sequence. Protein-coding genes within it:
- the LOC126372734 gene encoding histone-lysine N-methyltransferase E(z) isoform X1, yielding MSKSKVSAEWKKRVKSEYMRLRQMKRFKRADEVKVAWARNLRIMSEAIESREHDAAEGGRKPFWPPPATSCSHESLMKRAEVSYTDASGVVTTQQVPIRIINSVNPIPTMYTWAPTQKNFMVEDETVLHNIPYMGDEVLDQDGTFIEELIKNYDGKVHGDKEGGFIDDQLFVDLVHALMSFQTKDEVAEERREREARHSKDDRDKEASKDKEQKDKEKDKEDSKEGEKKLIHEKQFPIFIIFQAISSQFPDKGTAQELREKYIELTSRSDPNALPPECTPNIDGPLAESVSREQTMHSFHTLFCRRCFKYDCFLHRLQACHPRPNLTKRKGPDLKAFSEPCGNNCYMLLEGMREKLAREAAAGEEDKNKTHAMDSPNDASSEDSNDSNRFQKGSNSNSSNSNWSSNGCHRKDAADTPTEHTYNALGLTLGDIDSEWTGSDQSLFRALHKVFPSNYCAIAQLMLSKTCQQVYTYWIHTGQEECGVETELTPPRKKKKKHRLWSVHCRKIQLKKDNNSHHVYNYTPCDHTNQPCDNMCPCLQSQNFCEKFCQCSSDCQNRFPGCRCKASCNTKQCPCYLGVRECDPDLCTACGADAPDARDARDVRDLRDARNTQCCKNVSVQRGLHKHLLLAPSDVAGWGIFLKEAAHKNEFISEYCGEIISQDEADRRGKVYDKYMCSFLFNLNNDFVVDATRKGNKIRFANHSINPNCYAKVMMVNGDHRIGIFAKRAIQPGEELFFDYRYGPTEQLKFVGIEREMEFL
- the LOC126372734 gene encoding histone-lysine N-methyltransferase E(z) isoform X2: MSKSKVSAEWKKRVKSEYMRLRQMKRFKRADEVKVAWARNLRIMSEAIESREHDAAEGGRKPFWPPPATSCSHESLMKRAEVSYTDASGVVTTQQVPIRIINSVNPIPTMYTWAPTQKNFMVEDETVLHNIPYMGDEVLDQDGTFIEELIKNYDGKVHGDKEGGFIDDQLFVDLVHALMSFQTKDEVAEERREREARHSKDDRDKEASKDKEQKDKEKDKEDSKEGEKKLIHEKQFPIFIIFQAISSQFPDKGTAQELREKYIELTSRSDPNALPPECTPNIDGPLAESVSREQTMHSFHTLFCRRCFKYDCFLHPCHPRPNLTKRKGPDLKAFSEPCGNNCYMLLEGMREKLAREAAAGEEDKNKTHAMDSPNDASSEDSNDSNRFQKGSNSNSSNSNWSSNGCHRKDAADTPTEHTYNALGLTLGDIDSEWTGSDQSLFRALHKVFPSNYCAIAQLMLSKTCQQVYTYWIHTGQEECGVETELTPPRKKKKKHRLWSVHCRKIQLKKDNNSHHVYNYTPCDHTNQPCDNMCPCLQSQNFCEKFCQCSSDCQNRFPGCRCKASCNTKQCPCYLGVRECDPDLCTACGADAPDARDARDVRDLRDARNTQCCKNVSVQRGLHKHLLLAPSDVAGWGIFLKEAAHKNEFISEYCGEIISQDEADRRGKVYDKYMCSFLFNLNNDFVVDATRKGNKIRFANHSINPNCYAKVMMVNGDHRIGIFAKRAIQPGEELFFDYRYGPTEQLKFVGIEREMEFL
- the LOC126372818 gene encoding FAD-linked sulfhydryl oxidase ALR, with translation MSRSEEEDKPCRACSDFKTWANKQSKSTLAPPSKTNTPKDCPLDKEDLGKSTWGFLHSMAGYYPDKPTKSQAEDMSKFFQIFAQFYPCEPCALDFQEDIKKNPPKTKTQAELANWLCERHNTVNIKLGKPVFDCSKVNERWKEGWKDGSCD